The DNA window TCGCCCTCCACGCTGCCGCCGGCCAGCCCGGCGGAGATATGGTTGATCACCAGGGCTTTCTCGCTGACATCCACTTTGGCGGTGAATTTCTCCAGCGGAAGCTCAGCCACGGTGAACTGGGCGAAGGACAATGTGCCGTTGGCGCGGAAAGCCGGGAGCTTGCCGGTGGGGTCAGAAGAGAAGAACGGCAAGTTCCAGCCTTTTTCGCCGGCGTCCAGGAGCTGGCCGGCGTCGGCGAGCGAAAGCGTCTCCGCATGCAGATCAAACTGCAGGGGGCAGGGCGGCGCGCCCTGGCATCCCCAGGGACTGCTGATGGTCCCGGTAAAAGCTACGGGCGAGTGCTCAAACTTAGCGTTGATGTTCTTCAGCGCGAGTTCGGTGTCTGTGATCTGGGCGTCCGCTTCAGAGATGAGCAGGCGGTCTTTGACGCCGGTGATCCATGACGCCACGTTCTGCAGATGGGCGGTGCCGCGCAGCTTGGGCGGAGCAAAGTTGGCCCAGGGGCCGCTGATGTTCAAGTCAACAATCGCCGACGCGGTGGTGTTGGTGACGTCCGAGGGGAAGCCGCCCACCTTGCCCAGCAGCAACAGCCGTTCCAGTGGGACCATTCCTTTGGCGCCGATCCAATAGCCGTTGGAGTCCATATTGCCCTGAACTTCCAGCGTGGTGGACGGGCCCAGTTGGACGGAGAAAGAGTCAATGGTGAAGGAATCGGGCTGCGGCAGGGAACTTTGCGCGGCCACGGCGCCCTGCTTTACTTTTCTGGTCAGCAGCACTGATGGCGACTCCGCAATGCCGGCGTGGAAGCGAATGGGACTGACCGGGAACGGCTTTTCCGCCAGCGACGACTGCAGCAGGAAGCCTGAAGTCATGCCGGTGCCGTGCCAATCACGCACACCGTCACGGGAATGGAAGCCGAAGGCCGCGTTGAGATCGCCCGTGGCGGTGAGATCGTTGGGCAGCGTGCCGCGGGCGTGCCGCGCAACCGTGGCGACAAACGACATGGGCACGCGCGTAGCGGTCATGGACATGTCGTAGTTGCGCGGCGTGGCCGTGGACCACTTGAAGTTGAACACCAGCCCGCCGGGTTCCAGCGGCGTGTCACACTTCATGTCCAGAATGCCGTGGAGCATGTCTCCCAGGCAGCGGGTGCGCAACTGCGGCATCTGGTTGCGGTTGATGTCATAGCGGTGGAATCCGCTCAAATCAGCGGACGCGGTTACATGCAGGTTGGAGGGCGTGCCTTTGAGCTGCGCGGTTCCGTTGAGACCGCCGCGCCAGCCCATGTCGTGGCCGGAAACCAGGCTGGTGAACTGGCCGAGCTGGGCCTTTTCCCACGAGAGTTCCATGTTGACCGGCATGTCGCCTACGTCACGGGAGCGTCGCAGATCGCCTTCCAGCTTGACCGTGCCGGTATCGTTCAGGTTCATGTCCGCGCGCACGGGATGGCCGTCCAGGCGCGCGTGCCATACGTCTTCAGAAGCCAGCCAGAAAGCGAAGTCGGTGTTGGTCAGGGCGTAAGGCTTTTTCTCCGGGCCAATCTTCAAATTGATGCGGCCGCCGCTGGCTTCAATGTAAGGGAAGCGGGCGCGCTGTTCGGCGCGGCGGTATGAGGTAGGCGCGCTGGGCACCTGGCCGACGCGCAGCAGCAGCGACTCCAGGTTCCAGTGGCCGTTGGCATAGACCAGGTTGAGGCTGGGGGGCGCGCTATCGTCAGTCAGCTTGAGGTTGGCGATTTCCAGCCGGCCCTGCCACAGCGACGTCAAACGCAAGTCGGCGGTAACTTTTCCGCACAGCAGCAGGGGTTCCGCGCTGAAGGCGGGGTCGTCCATCACCTGGAAGTTGTAGAGATCGAAACCGGGACGAGGCAGCGCGCGAAACTTGACCTGGCCGATTTTGACTTCGCGGCCCATGGCCCCGGTCAAGGTCTGGGCCAGGCTGTCTTTGAAGCGGACTCCGTTGATGTTCGGTGGCAGAAAGATCCCCAGCGCCAGCACGACCACTGCGGCGATGACGATCTTGGTGCGCGTGGACCTCTCCATTAAGGCACCAACCGTAGGACGCGGTTCCAGCGCGTTTTGCCAAAGAAGTGAAAAGCGGTGTTCAGGAACGCGGCAACGCGCTCGCCCATGGGCTTGGCTTCAAAGTCCGATTCCGTCTGGTCGAGCGACCAGGCAATGAACAATGGTCGGCCGACAACGTTTTCGGCCGGAACCAGGCCCCAATAGCGGCTGTCATTGCTGTTGTCGCGGTTGTCGCCCATGGCAAAGTAATAATTGCGCGGGACCACCACGTCATCCGCGGCAATATTGGGCCCCAGAGTGCGTCTGCCGGTATCGGTTACCCCAACGTAGCTGAGAGGACTCACCGACGGGAAATTGTCGCGGTAGAAGTCCTGTGAACCGTCGCGAATCACGTAAGGCTCCGCCTGCAGCGCTCCGTTCAGATACACTTTGCCGTCGCGCAGATGGATGCGGTCTCCGGGAACGCCGATGATGCGTTTGACTAGGTAGACCCCCGGTTCGGCGGGATGAACAAAAACCGCAATCTCCTTGCGCCGCAATGGGCGATAGGGCAGCAGCGGGGCGGGCAAGCCGTGGTTCCCGGTGGGCGTAAGCCGGTCCACAAAAACGTGGTCACCGATCAACAGGGTGTTCTTCATGGAGCCGGAAGGAATTTCAAAATGCTGGATGACAAAGGTGATGATGAACAGCCCGACCACAAACACTGAGGCAAAGCCGGCAACGGCCTCAGGCACGGTCTCCCGGTGCTCTTCCTGCTTCCCGGTCTCTTCGGTTTTCGCTTCCTGCTCGGTTTCTGTCAACAAGAATGGTTCCTGGCCGCTTTCCTTGGAAAAATCTTGGGTCCGGTTCTTAGCCTACCCGATGAAACATGCGGCTCCAGCGCGTCTCGTCAAAAAAATGAATGACGATGTGCAGCATGAACGCCACGCGGTCCTTCAATTCCGTCTTGTTCACCTGGTCCGGAGGCGTCTTGAAGGACCAGTAAATGAACAACGGTCTGCCGATAATATTTTCTCTTGGAATGAAGCCCCAGAACCGGCTATCTCGGCTGTTATCGCGATGGTCCCCCATTCCAAAGTAGTGGTCCTTTGGGACTACCAGTTCACCCTTCTGGATTTGGGTGGGCAGCTCCAGCCGCCAGTCCAGGGTCACGCCCCCGATCTCGTCGGGAGAGACCGCGGGGAAGTTATCCACGTAGGGCACGAAACCGGCCTTGGGGTTCAGATACGGCTCGTTTTGCGGCACGCCGTTGATAAACAGCTTCCCGGCCTCCAGGTGGATGCGGTCACCGGGCAGGCCCATGATGCGTTTCACCAAATACGTCCCCGGTTCCTCATGACTGGGATGGAGGAAGACGATGATGTCGCCGCGGTGGATTTCGCGGTAGGCCATCAAGGGGCCGGTGTAAGCGGCTTTGGCCGTGGGACCCAGCCGGTCCACGAAAACGTGGTCGCCAATCAGCAGGGTGTCTTCCATGGAGCCGGAAGGAATCTCAAACGCCTGGAACACAAAAGTGATGATGAACAGGCCGGACACCAGCACGGAAGCAATGCTGGCGATGGACTCCGGCAGGGTCTCCTTGCGCGGCTCCGGCGGGGGCGCGCTGGCGTTCTTCTCTTTGCCTGTCTTTTTTGAGTCAGCCATTTTTTGTCAGTCGTTTTCGTGTCAACCGTCTATTTAGTCAGTCGTCTATGCCTGAATCAGCGGTGTCTGCCGAACGCGGGTCAGCGCACCAGACGGAACATGCGGTCCCAGCGGGCCAGTTCCAGAAAGTGGGCCAGCATTTGCCCTGAGTGCAGAAGTCTATCATTGGCCGAGGCGCCTTCGGGCTCCGGAGGGCCATCCACGGAAAGGTAGATCAGCAGGGGGCGGCCCATGATGGCGGCGCGGGGGACAAAGCCCCAGTAGCGGCTGTCCAGGCTGCGGTCGCGATTGTCACCCATCACAAAATACTGGTCCGGCGGGACGACCAACTCACCGCTGTTGACGTAGCGATCCAAATTCATCCGCCAGCGGCGGTCCACCTCACTGGTAAAGCGCCGGGGCGCGGGGAAACTGTCACGATAGACGTCGTAACCGGGCAAGCTGTGAATCGCGTAGCTTTCGTGCAGGAGCTGGCCGTTGACGTAGACCGCTTTGTTCTGCATGCGGACGTGGTCGCCGGGCAGCCCGACCACGCGTTTGACGAAATACTGCGTGGGGTCCACGGGATAGCGGAACACCACAATATCGCCGCGATGGACCGGGCGATATGGAAGCAATCGGCCCCACCAGCCGCCGTCGCTGGCAAAGTGCACTTTGTCGGCCAGCAGGAAGTCGCCCACCAAAAGCGTGTTTTCCATGGACTCCGACGGCACGCGGAAGGCCTGCACCACAAAGGTGATCATGAACACCACAATCACCAGGACGGAAGTGGCAAACTTGAGACCCGCGGCGCCATCGGCTGGCGAGGGACGAGCGGCGGGGGCACTCGGCGCAACCACCGGCAGCGAAGCAGCCTCAGTCTCCGTAGGCGGCTGTGTGGCAGGCACACTCCCGGCGGGCTGGACATGGTCAACGTCAGCATCATGGTGAGGCTGCGTGGCGTCCGGGGCGGCCAGGGCCACGGGTTCCTTCGGCGCTTCTGGTAGCTGGGTCATATGCTCTGGGTCTGCCCTTTTAGATGTTCCAGGGCCTGTTTGGCGGCCAGTTGTTCCGCTTTTTTCTTGGTCGCTCCCATGGCGCGAAAGACAAATTCCGGCTTGCTGTGGCCCAGATGGAAGATGCGCGCTTCCACGGTGAACATCTTGCGGTGGTCCGGACCCTCTTCCTTCACCGTGGCGTAAACCGGCTGCAGGCGCCCGCTGGATTGCAACAGCTCCTGCAGGGCGGACTTGTGGTCGGCCAGGATGAACTCGCTCTCGCTTTCCGTGCTGATGAGTTCCAGTTCCGGTCCCAGAATCTGTCCGATGATGAACTCCCGGGTTTTGTCCATGCCGGCGTCCAGGTACATGGCGGCGATGACCGCTTCCAGCGCGTCCGAAAGCAAGGTGGACTTGCTGCGTCCCCCGCTGCGCTCTTCGCCCTTGCCCAGCCGCAGATACCGTCCCAGGTCCAGGCGTGTGGCCACGCTCACCAGGTGCCCGGCGCTGACCAGATGGGCCTTGAGCTTGGAGAGCTGGCCTTCATGGAAAGAAGGAAAGCGCTCAAACAGGAGCTGGCTGGCCACCAGACCCAGCACGGCGTCGCCGAGAAATTCAAATTGCTCGTTGTCCTGGGTCTCGGTTTCGGCGCCGGCGGCCTTGGACTCTTCGTGCGCGTGCGAGCTGTGGGTAAGGGCGCGCTCCAGCAGTTCAGGACGGCGGAAGTGATGTCCCAGCACGGTTTCCAAGTCTTGCAAATCCGAATTCATTTCCATGCGGTGTGACTACTGCGGCGAAGTTCCGGCGCTAGCGGGTGCGCGGCCCGGTTTGCTGGTCAAGCCCAGGAGCTTTTCATGCTCCGCTTCCGCCAGACGCTGCAACTCGGGGTTGGTGCTGGCCAGTTGCAGTGCCTGCTCCACGGAGTGCAGGGCGGCCGAGTACTGTTTGCGATGGTCCTGGGCCAGCGCCAGATGGTACCAGATATAAGGGTCGGGCTGGACGCGATTGAGTTCAGCCGCGGCCTTCAAGTCTTTCTCCGCGCCGGCGTCGTCGCCGGTCTTCAGTTTCATGATTCCCAAAGCGGAATAAGCCATGGAACGCAACGCCGCTTTATAGGCGGCGATCTGGTCCCGGTTGGCTGCCGCCGGAGGCACGTACGCGCTGTCCATGGTCTGCAGGGCGCGGTTGGCGTTCTTCTTGATCTCGTCCACTTTGCGCGAACGATCATGGTCGGCCGGGTTGAAATTGTCGGCGACCACATAAGCGGTGATCACCAGGGCCGCGGTGTTGTCGGGATCCAGCGCCAGGGCTTTTTGGCCCATCAGCAGCACCCGCGCGGGATTTTCTTCCGCCTGGTAAGCGCGCATGGCGGCGGTATAAAGCGAAGGCAGCAGCTCACTGCCGGGATAGACGCCGGCAAAGTCGTCAGCGGCCTTTTCCATGGCGGCTCCGCCC is part of the Terriglobia bacterium genome and encodes:
- the rnc gene encoding ribonuclease III, whose protein sequence is MEMNSDLQDLETVLGHHFRRPELLERALTHSSHAHEESKAAGAETETQDNEQFEFLGDAVLGLVASQLLFERFPSFHEGQLSKLKAHLVSAGHLVSVATRLDLGRYLRLGKGEERSGGRSKSTLLSDALEAVIAAMYLDAGMDKTREFIIGQILGPELELISTESESEFILADHKSALQELLQSSGRLQPVYATVKEEGPDHRKMFTVEARIFHLGHSKPEFVFRAMGATKKKAEQLAAKQALEHLKGQTQSI
- the lepB gene encoding signal peptidase I; the protein is MLTETEQEAKTEETGKQEEHRETVPEAVAGFASVFVVGLFIITFVIQHFEIPSGSMKNTLLIGDHVFVDRLTPTGNHGLPAPLLPYRPLRRKEIAVFVHPAEPGVYLVKRIIGVPGDRIHLRDGKVYLNGALQAEPYVIRDGSQDFYRDNFPSVSPLSYVGVTDTGRRTLGPNIAADDVVVPRNYYFAMGDNRDNSNDSRYWGLVPAENVVGRPLFIAWSLDQTESDFEAKPMGERVAAFLNTAFHFFGKTRWNRVLRLVP
- a CDS encoding AsmA family protein, with product MERSTRTKIVIAAVVVLALGIFLPPNINGVRFKDSLAQTLTGAMGREVKIGQVKFRALPRPGFDLYNFQVMDDPAFSAEPLLLCGKVTADLRLTSLWQGRLEIANLKLTDDSAPPSLNLVYANGHWNLESLLLRVGQVPSAPTSYRRAEQRARFPYIEASGGRINLKIGPEKKPYALTNTDFAFWLASEDVWHARLDGHPVRADMNLNDTGTVKLEGDLRRSRDVGDMPVNMELSWEKAQLGQFTSLVSGHDMGWRGGLNGTAQLKGTPSNLHVTASADLSGFHRYDINRNQMPQLRTRCLGDMLHGILDMKCDTPLEPGGLVFNFKWSTATPRNYDMSMTATRVPMSFVATVARHARGTLPNDLTATGDLNAAFGFHSRDGVRDWHGTGMTSGFLLQSSLAEKPFPVSPIRFHAGIAESPSVLLTRKVKQGAVAAQSSLPQPDSFTIDSFSVQLGPSTTLEVQGNMDSNGYWIGAKGMVPLERLLLLGKVGGFPSDVTNTTASAIVDLNISGPWANFAPPKLRGTAHLQNVASWITGVKDRLLISEADAQITDTELALKNINAKFEHSPVAFTGTISSPWGCQGAPPCPLQFDLHAETLSLADAGQLLDAGEKGWNLPFFSSDPTGKLPAFRANGTLSFAQFTVAELPLEKFTAKVDVSEKALVINHISAGLAGGSVEGDWRLDWSSNLPRYTATGTMSGVALDRLNNDRTTSDHATGDRANADHSPNGDASNVALATSWVTGRADVKYSFHFEGTASKDLLSSAAGRLEYSITNGTSKALLLESAKPLKFQSLQGAVELEKQTLKVLPSKFRAENRIYEVSGTVSLADQQAKLRVTSNTARWDITGALDQPNIAGQPTPARAARSR
- the lepB gene encoding signal peptidase I — protein: MTQLPEAPKEPVALAAPDATQPHHDADVDHVQPAGSVPATQPPTETEAASLPVVAPSAPAARPSPADGAAGLKFATSVLVIVVFMITFVVQAFRVPSESMENTLLVGDFLLADKVHFASDGGWWGRLLPYRPVHRGDIVVFRYPVDPTQYFVKRVVGLPGDHVRMQNKAVYVNGQLLHESYAIHSLPGYDVYRDSFPAPRRFTSEVDRRWRMNLDRYVNSGELVVPPDQYFVMGDNRDRSLDSRYWGFVPRAAIMGRPLLIYLSVDGPPEPEGASANDRLLHSGQMLAHFLELARWDRMFRLVR
- the lepB gene encoding signal peptidase I, with protein sequence MADSKKTGKEKNASAPPPEPRKETLPESIASIASVLVSGLFIITFVFQAFEIPSGSMEDTLLIGDHVFVDRLGPTAKAAYTGPLMAYREIHRGDIIVFLHPSHEEPGTYLVKRIMGLPGDRIHLEAGKLFINGVPQNEPYLNPKAGFVPYVDNFPAVSPDEIGGVTLDWRLELPTQIQKGELVVPKDHYFGMGDHRDNSRDSRFWGFIPRENIIGRPLFIYWSFKTPPDQVNKTELKDRVAFMLHIVIHFFDETRWSRMFHRVG